A single window of Desulfovibrio psychrotolerans DNA harbors:
- a CDS encoding two-component system sensor histidine kinase NtrB, with protein MEVADSNKERSTLIIAVMTLVTIGLSLIISTGQTLSRQEEAGTLHLQLTARSVLQAVESSLRTGLFVGQDAGLFRPGTAEYFRELERSGEVVFVGIIDERGGRVITSRDTTHETGTILFPPDALTILREQGEWSGRAAYGKHKVYVHARQTVTGAAARLDEAGHLLPTFLVVGLDMTKHMAVYQGFRQNALFQAAYILAAAVFIWALAMGLLKRRELAGKALQLERFQAKLLDNLPDGLLIVSPANVIRAANPAAHSILDAQGSGLAGLPLAELPGNVGECLLQPEEGPTAGWQRRTAKGAHLEILSVPLREHEEEGARLVIIRDRTRMRELEKSLADAEKMAALGTLAAGVAHEIRNPLSSLRGFAQYFAKKFKGSNPDETYAQTMIREADRLNRVITDLLYLSRPRSVQQEAVDLLLLAEDISNLVRMDLEDRGVSLEISLESQEVLADADLLKQAVLNLVLNSLDALGEADGDMRYIHIASAFGDGGVWLFVRDTGPGMTKEQKEQAFEPFFTTKTKGTGLGLALVHKTMREHGGKALIESEVGRGTTVALFFPDTDHAEQEWSA; from the coding sequence ATGGAAGTCGCTGATTCCAACAAGGAGCGGAGTACGCTCATCATAGCGGTCATGACTCTGGTGACCATCGGGCTTTCCCTCATTATCTCCACGGGGCAGACCCTTTCTCGTCAGGAAGAGGCGGGCACGCTGCACTTGCAGCTTACGGCGCGCTCCGTGCTGCAGGCGGTGGAAAGCTCTTTGCGGACGGGGCTTTTTGTCGGGCAGGACGCAGGGCTCTTCCGCCCCGGAACCGCCGAATATTTCCGCGAGCTTGAGCGCAGCGGCGAGGTGGTGTTCGTGGGGATTATCGATGAGCGCGGCGGGCGGGTTATTACCTCGCGGGACACCACGCATGAAACGGGCACCATTCTTTTTCCCCCGGACGCACTGACCATCCTGCGCGAGCAGGGGGAGTGGTCCGGCAGAGCCGCATACGGAAAGCACAAGGTCTACGTGCACGCCCGGCAGACCGTGACCGGGGCTGCGGCAAGGCTTGACGAAGCGGGACACCTGCTGCCCACCTTTCTTGTGGTAGGGCTGGATATGACCAAGCATATGGCGGTGTATCAGGGCTTCCGGCAGAACGCGCTGTTTCAGGCGGCATACATTCTTGCTGCTGCGGTGTTTATCTGGGCGCTGGCAATGGGACTGCTCAAGCGGCGCGAACTGGCGGGCAAGGCTCTGCAGCTGGAGCGTTTTCAGGCCAAGCTGCTGGACAATCTGCCGGACGGGCTGCTCATTGTCAGCCCGGCCAATGTGATACGCGCCGCCAACCCTGCCGCGCATTCCATTCTGGACGCTCAAGGCTCCGGGCTTGCGGGGCTGCCTCTTGCGGAGTTACCCGGAAACGTGGGTGAATGCCTGTTGCAGCCTGAAGAAGGCCCTACGGCCGGATGGCAACGCCGCACGGCCAAGGGGGCGCATCTGGAAATTCTTTCGGTTCCCCTGCGGGAGCATGAGGAAGAAGGGGCGCGGCTGGTCATCATACGTGACCGAACACGTATGCGCGAACTGGAAAAGAGCCTGGCCGACGCGGAAAAGATGGCGGCTCTGGGCACGCTGGCGGCGGGGGTGGCCCATGAGATTCGGAATCCGCTCAGCTCCCTGCGCGGGTTCGCACAGTATTTTGCCAAAAAATTCAAGGGCAGCAATCCTGACGAGACCTACGCGCAGACCATGATCCGGGAGGCTGACCGCCTGAACCGGGTTATTACCGACCTGCTCTACCTTTCCCGGCCCCGTTCCGTGCAGCAGGAGGCCGTGGACCTGCTGCTGCTTGCAGAAGACATAAGCAACCTTGTGCGCATGGACCTGGAAGACAGGGGCGTTTCTCTGGAAATAAGCCTTGAGTCGCAGGAGGTGCTTGCCGATGCCGACCTGCTGAAGCAGGCGGTGCTGAACCTTGTGCTCAACAGTCTGGACGCGCTGGGAGAGGCGGACGGAGATATGCGCTACATACATATTGCCTCTGCCTTTGGAGACGGTGGCGTGTGGCTGTTTGTGCGCGATACCGGGCCGGGGATGACCAAGGAGCAGAAAGAGCAGGCGTTTGAGCCGTTTTTTACCACAAAGACCAAGGGCACCGGGCTTGGCCTTGCCCTTGTACACAAGACCATGCGTGAGCACGGGGGCAAGGCCCTCATTGAATCAGAAGTGGGGCGTGGAACAACCGTGGCCCTGTTTTTTCCCGACACTGATCACGCGGAACAGGAATGGAGCGCATGA
- a CDS encoding sigma-54-dependent transcriptional regulator, with amino-acid sequence MKRLLVIDDEPGLRLMVRAVMEDAGWEVEEAGSGEDAIAFLTQDTVSVVLLDMRMPGMNGNEALARIQDIRPSLPVIMLTAYGTVGSAVEAMKRGAFDYLSKPADNEELVAVLEKAYEYGRLLNENENLRRKLAAGDPAERLVGSSPAMLRVLELIRQAGPSEATVLVMGESGTGKELIAEALHEASPRAAHALVKVNCAALPGNLLESELFGYVKGAFTGAVKDKPGRFQLARGGTLFLDEIGEMPVELQAKLLRALQERVVEPLGAVRPVDVDARIIAATNRNLREAVDKGEFREDLFFRLNVLEIVSPALRQRPDDIPLLVSRLLDKLSKKNRKDVRTVSPDFMQALMAYHWPGNVRELENVLERALILSRSETLGVESLPAQFASIVETGGMAHSVDAAVFAPPQSDVFLRPVRSRPKTLDDAERLALVDALEAQGGHRERTADALGISRRTLQYKLRKYGLTKRG; translated from the coding sequence ATGAAGCGACTGCTTGTCATTGATGATGAACCCGGACTGCGCCTTATGGTGCGCGCGGTGATGGAAGATGCCGGGTGGGAAGTGGAGGAGGCCGGTTCCGGCGAGGACGCCATTGCCTTTCTGACTCAGGACACGGTAAGCGTGGTACTTCTGGATATGCGCATGCCGGGCATGAACGGAAACGAGGCTCTGGCCCGTATTCAGGATATCCGCCCCAGTCTGCCTGTCATCATGCTTACGGCCTACGGTACCGTGGGTTCCGCTGTGGAGGCCATGAAGCGGGGCGCGTTTGACTATCTTTCCAAGCCCGCGGACAATGAGGAACTGGTGGCCGTGCTGGAGAAGGCCTACGAATACGGAAGGTTGCTCAATGAAAATGAAAACCTGCGGCGCAAGTTGGCCGCAGGAGATCCGGCTGAGCGGCTTGTAGGCAGCAGCCCCGCCATGCTCCGTGTGCTGGAGCTTATCCGGCAGGCCGGGCCTTCTGAAGCCACGGTGCTGGTCATGGGTGAATCCGGCACAGGCAAGGAACTTATTGCAGAAGCCCTGCACGAGGCGAGCCCGCGTGCGGCTCATGCGCTGGTGAAGGTGAACTGCGCCGCATTGCCGGGGAACCTGCTGGAGAGTGAACTGTTCGGCTACGTGAAAGGGGCATTTACAGGCGCTGTTAAGGACAAGCCGGGGCGTTTTCAACTGGCGCGGGGGGGAACCCTGTTTCTGGACGAGATAGGGGAGATGCCCGTGGAATTGCAGGCCAAGCTGCTGCGGGCCTTGCAGGAGCGCGTGGTGGAACCGCTGGGAGCCGTGCGCCCTGTGGATGTGGATGCGCGCATAATTGCCGCGACCAACCGTAATCTGCGGGAAGCCGTGGACAAGGGGGAATTCCGGGAGGATTTGTTTTTCCGGTTGAACGTGCTGGAGATAGTTTCGCCCGCTCTGCGGCAACGGCCAGACGATATTCCATTGCTTGTGAGCAGACTGCTTGATAAGCTGAGCAAGAAGAACCGAAAGGATGTACGGACGGTTAGTCCCGATTTTATGCAGGCGCTTATGGCATACCACTGGCCGGGCAATGTCCGGGAGTTGGAAAATGTTCTGGAGCGGGCACTTATCCTTTCCCGGTCGGAAACGTTAGGGGTGGAATCTTTGCCCGCGCAGTTTGCCAGTATTGTTGAGACGGGAGGAATGGCCCACAGTGTGGATGCAGCCGTTTTTGCGCCACCGCAGAGTGACGTGTTTTTGCGTCCTGTACGCAGCCGCCCGAAGACGCTGGACGATGCGGAGCGTCTGGCCCTTGTGGACGCTCTTGAAGCGCAGGGCGGGCACAGGGAACGAACGGCAGATGCACTGGGCATAAGCAGACGCACACTGCAATACAAGCTGCGCAAGTACGGGCTTACCAAACGGGGGTAA
- a CDS encoding Hpt domain-containing protein gives MEYLDYRATLKRLMNDVEFVGELYTTFLDTYDTRINHILELMDACAYDALWKEAHGLKGASGTINAARLQACALELEEAARAQDAEALRLLRPRFAEVCHETAAHIRQWLVTHGDADAQINGD, from the coding sequence ATGGAATATCTTGACTACAGGGCGACATTGAAGCGGTTGATGAACGATGTGGAATTTGTCGGCGAGTTGTACACAACGTTTCTGGATACCTATGACACGCGGATAAACCATATTCTGGAACTGATGGATGCCTGCGCCTACGATGCACTATGGAAGGAGGCACATGGCCTGAAGGGGGCGAGCGGAACCATTAACGCCGCCCGGTTGCAGGCGTGTGCGCTGGAACTGGAGGAAGCGGCGCGGGCGCAGGATGCGGAAGCCCTGCGGCTGCTGCGCCCCCGTTTCGCCGAGGTGTGCCATGAAACGGCTGCGCATATCCGGCAGTGGCTTGTGACGCATGGGGATGCCGACG